Proteins from a genomic interval of Lysobacter arenosi:
- a CDS encoding sensor histidine kinase: MAIAASHPLDLPRQHLFWLLHLGGWIAYFSLGYLSAIAHGKPSGYWIVPLTAAATGAIATLGLRYLLRACWGLPPRRLMMVMVVPILASSAVMDLTTRTVLVEFCETCVPANRAAYVAYALSYIYVVLAWVGLYLGVKYYGQLQDETRRALAARTMAHQAQLKMLRYQLNPHFLFNTLNAISTLILDRDNATANRMVQGLSAFLRHSLDNDPMQRVTLRQELDALTLYLDIEKIRFAERLRIETSIDEDCWRALLPSLLLQPLVENAIKYAVAKQIAGGLLRIEAEREGAQLVLRVIDDGPGCNSLEGGELPAGKGVGLRNTRERLSVLYGEASGFGVRNRERGIEVTLRLPFETSQTIGE, translated from the coding sequence ATGGCCATCGCTGCATCCCACCCGCTCGACCTGCCTCGCCAGCACCTGTTCTGGCTGCTCCACCTGGGTGGCTGGATCGCCTATTTCTCGCTGGGCTACCTGTCCGCCATCGCCCACGGCAAGCCATCGGGCTACTGGATCGTGCCGCTGACCGCGGCCGCCACCGGTGCGATCGCCACTCTCGGCCTGCGCTACCTGCTGCGCGCCTGCTGGGGCCTGCCGCCGCGGCGGCTGATGATGGTGATGGTGGTCCCGATCCTCGCCAGCTCGGCGGTGATGGACCTGACGACGCGCACAGTGCTGGTCGAATTCTGCGAAACCTGCGTGCCGGCCAACCGCGCCGCCTACGTCGCCTATGCGCTGAGTTACATCTACGTCGTGCTCGCCTGGGTCGGCCTGTACCTGGGCGTGAAGTACTACGGCCAGTTGCAGGACGAAACCCGGCGCGCGCTGGCGGCACGCACCATGGCCCACCAGGCGCAGCTGAAGATGCTGCGCTACCAGCTCAACCCGCATTTCCTCTTCAACACGCTCAACGCGATCTCTACGCTGATCCTCGATCGCGACAACGCCACGGCCAACCGCATGGTGCAGGGACTCTCGGCGTTCCTGCGCCACTCGCTCGACAACGATCCGATGCAGCGCGTGACGCTGCGCCAGGAACTCGACGCGCTGACGCTGTACCTGGACATCGAGAAGATCCGCTTCGCCGAGCGCCTGCGCATCGAGACCTCCATCGACGAGGATTGCTGGCGCGCGCTGCTGCCGAGCCTGCTGCTGCAACCCCTGGTCGAGAACGCCATCAAGTACGCGGTGGCCAAGCAGATCGCAGGTGGCCTGCTGCGCATCGAGGCCGAGCGCGAAGGCGCGCAGCTGGTACTGCGCGTGATCGACGACGGCCCGGGCTGTAATTCGCTGGAGGGCGGAGAGCTGCCGGCCGGCAAGGGCGTGGGCCTGCGCAACACGCGCGAGCGCCTGAGCGTGCTCTACGGCGAAGCCAGCGGTTTCGGCGTGCGCAACCGCGAGCGCGGCATCGAAGTCACGCTGCGCCTGCCGTTCGAAACCTCCCAGACGATCGGCGAGTGA
- a CDS encoding LytR/AlgR family response regulator transcription factor: MSVSMDRARNERGHNGNGAHHAAEAATKLRAIVVDDEPLARRGLEIRLADHADIELVGQYGDGAAAIAGLREHRPDLMFLDVQMPGMDGFETLRSIPAVEMPLVVFVTAYDHYAIRAFEASATDYLLKPVDDARLHQALAKVRQAHSQREARGHCAHLLGLLSELSGHPMLDLDEALKPDALEQLRREDKLAVRDGGRTVRVDLGSIRWIDAAGDYMCIHTDSETLVLRATMRDLEKQLDPQRFPRIHRSTIVNARRVVEMRPHTNGEGYLRLDCGQELKLSRSHRDKLDLLL; this comes from the coding sequence GTGAGCGTGAGCATGGACCGGGCGAGAAACGAACGCGGTCACAACGGCAACGGCGCACACCACGCGGCCGAGGCGGCGACGAAACTGCGCGCGATAGTCGTCGACGACGAGCCGCTGGCGCGGCGCGGCCTGGAGATCCGCCTGGCCGACCACGCCGACATCGAGCTCGTCGGCCAGTACGGCGATGGCGCCGCGGCGATCGCCGGCCTGCGCGAGCATCGCCCGGACCTGATGTTCCTCGACGTGCAAATGCCCGGCATGGACGGCTTCGAGACCCTGCGCAGCATCCCCGCGGTCGAGATGCCGCTGGTGGTGTTCGTCACCGCCTACGACCACTACGCCATCCGCGCCTTCGAAGCCTCCGCCACCGACTACCTGCTCAAGCCCGTGGACGACGCGCGTTTGCACCAGGCGCTGGCCAAGGTCAGGCAGGCGCATTCGCAACGCGAAGCCCGCGGCCACTGCGCGCACCTGCTGGGCCTGCTGAGTGAACTCAGCGGCCATCCGATGCTCGACCTGGACGAGGCGCTGAAACCCGATGCGCTCGAACAGCTGCGGCGCGAAGACAAGCTCGCCGTGCGCGATGGCGGGCGCACCGTTCGCGTCGACCTGGGCAGCATCCGCTGGATCGACGCGGCGGGCGATTACATGTGCATCCACACCGACAGCGAAACGCTGGTGCTGCGCGCGACCATGCGCGACCTGGAAAAGCAGCTGGACCCGCAGCGCTTCCCGCGCATCCACCGCTCGACGATAGTCAACGCCCGTCGCGTGGTCGAAATGCGTCCGCACACGAACGGCGAGGGCTACCTGCGCCTGGACTGCGGGCAGGAGCTGAAGCTGTCGCGCAGCCATCGCGACAAGCTCGATCTGCTGCTGTAA
- a CDS encoding DesA family fatty acid desaturase, with the protein MFVSSLLDFLAGGILQASWVELLVYLLVVTQLTIFSVTLYLHRSMAHRSVDFHPVLAHFFRFWTWLTTSMITREWAAIHRKHHAKCETEEDPHSPQFKGIDTVMWRGVELYREARAQRDDIEKYGKGCPDDWIERNLYTRHATMGPVVLLFASFALFGFAGVAVWAIQMLWIPFWAAGVVNGLGHWWGYRNFETTDTATNLTPWGFWIGGEELHNNHHAFPSSAKFALRKFEFDIGWSAIKLLESVGLAKVLRVAPTLDVRPNIAMPDGETLKALLAIRFQAMTDYYRNVTLPALREAKFKLPRSLRQGLADDGRWLDDDKRAKLQAWLAERPSMATLADFRQRLAQVLDERSHDAQATLTKLHAWCTEAEASGNQALQAFSARLKGYALAPAHA; encoded by the coding sequence ATCCTCCAGGCCAGTTGGGTCGAGCTGCTCGTTTACCTCCTGGTCGTCACCCAGCTGACGATCTTCTCGGTCACGCTCTATCTGCACCGATCGATGGCGCATCGCTCCGTCGACTTCCATCCGGTGCTGGCGCATTTCTTCCGCTTCTGGACGTGGCTGACCACCTCGATGATCACGCGCGAGTGGGCGGCGATCCATCGCAAGCACCACGCCAAGTGCGAGACCGAGGAAGACCCGCACAGCCCGCAGTTCAAGGGCATCGACACGGTGATGTGGCGCGGCGTGGAGCTGTACCGCGAAGCGCGCGCGCAGCGCGATGACATCGAGAAGTACGGCAAGGGCTGCCCGGACGACTGGATCGAACGCAACCTCTACACCCGCCACGCAACGATGGGGCCGGTGGTGCTGCTGTTCGCCAGCTTCGCCCTGTTCGGTTTCGCCGGCGTCGCCGTGTGGGCGATCCAGATGCTGTGGATCCCGTTCTGGGCCGCAGGCGTGGTCAACGGCCTGGGTCACTGGTGGGGTTACCGCAACTTCGAGACCACCGACACCGCCACCAACCTCACCCCGTGGGGTTTCTGGATCGGCGGCGAAGAGCTGCACAACAACCACCACGCCTTCCCGAGCTCGGCCAAGTTCGCGCTGCGCAAGTTCGAATTCGACATCGGCTGGAGCGCGATCAAGCTGCTGGAGTCTGTCGGCCTGGCCAAGGTCCTGCGCGTCGCACCCACTTTGGACGTGCGCCCGAACATCGCCATGCCCGACGGCGAGACGCTGAAGGCACTGCTGGCGATCCGCTTCCAGGCGATGACCGACTACTACCGCAACGTCACCCTGCCGGCGCTGCGCGAGGCCAAGTTCAAGCTGCCGCGCAGCCTGCGCCAGGGCCTTGCCGATGACGGCCGCTGGCTCGACGACGACAAGCGCGCCAAGCTGCAGGCCTGGCTCGCCGAGCGCCCGAGCATGGCCACGCTGGCGGACTTCCGTCAGCGCCTGGCGCAGGTGCTCGACGAGCGCTCGCACGACGCCCAGGCCACGCTGACCAAGCTGCACGCCTGGTGCACCGAGGCCGAGGCCAGTGGCAACCAAGCACTGCAGGCATTCTCGGCGCGGCTGAAGGGCTACGCCCTCGCACCGGCACACGCCTGA